Proteins from one Sulfurovum sp. TSL1 genomic window:
- a CDS encoding group III truncated hemoglobin — MQTELANTINEENIEKLVRTFYPMVLKDTLVGPFFVEKLGDDINSEVWEEHLVLISQFWAFVALGDERYNGRPMAPHFEIEGISRKAFEQWLKLFYEAIDKVYIPRSGEFFKLKSTDIASNFMRNLGI, encoded by the coding sequence ATGCAAACAGAATTAGCAAATACAATAAATGAAGAGAATATAGAGAAACTAGTAAGAACATTTTACCCTATGGTACTCAAAGATACTTTGGTAGGACCATTTTTTGTGGAAAAGTTAGGTGATGATATCAACTCTGAGGTATGGGAAGAACATCTTGTACTCATCAGTCAGTTTTGGGCTTTTGTGGCTTTGGGGGATGAACGGTATAACGGACGCCCTATGGCACCACACTTCGAGATAGAAGGCATAAGTAGAAAGGCTTTTGAACAGTGGCTTAAGTTGTTTTATGAGGCCATAGATAAAGTGTATATTCCACGGTCAGGTGAATTTTTCAAACTAAAAAGTACAGACATCGCTTCAAACTTTATGCGTAATTTGGGAATATAA
- a CDS encoding thioredoxin domain-containing protein — translation MNIKVVCPHCLKVSSVKKKETYTAEHCKACGESLLESKPLNANLAILDYFIHTSDLPVIVDFWAPWCGPCLTMAPHFEAAAMAMPLQAQFLKVNNDNAQTQNPTIIIVNIPAVLVFKEGKEIDRFTGARSSKQIIKWVEKYL, via the coding sequence ATGAACATAAAAGTAGTTTGTCCCCATTGTCTTAAAGTAAGCAGTGTAAAAAAGAAGGAGACATACACTGCTGAACATTGTAAAGCGTGTGGAGAATCACTTTTAGAAAGTAAGCCGCTGAATGCAAATTTAGCTATATTGGACTACTTCATTCATACTTCTGATCTACCTGTTATAGTTGACTTCTGGGCACCTTGGTGTGGTCCATGCTTGACGATGGCACCTCATTTTGAAGCTGCAGCTATGGCTATGCCCTTACAAGCACAGTTTTTAAAAGTAAACAACGACAACGCCCAAACACAAAACCCAACTATCATCATCGTAAATATCCCGGCAGTACTTGTGTTTAAAGAGGGGAAAGAGATAGATAGATTTACCGGTGCACGCAGCAGTAAGCAGATCATAAAATGGGTTGAAAAGTATCTTTAA
- a CDS encoding bacteriohemerythrin, whose amino-acid sequence MALLYAEQVEYLDVEEMQATHEEEIKILNEVEKLATGYIINKSNLSQLEEKLDEYIAHVKEHFANEERLMRKYDFPSYEMHKTAHDMFLTDINYAIKQWKNSDDVKKVINFIFKSPEWIVLHINTVDAPTAAYIAKKMALEEE is encoded by the coding sequence ATGGCATTACTTTACGCAGAACAAGTTGAATATCTAGATGTTGAGGAGATGCAAGCGACACATGAAGAAGAAATAAAAATTTTAAATGAAGTGGAAAAACTTGCTACAGGGTATATAATCAATAAATCAAACCTCAGTCAGTTAGAAGAAAAACTGGATGAATACATAGCACATGTCAAAGAGCACTTTGCGAATGAAGAGCGTCTGATGCGAAAGTATGATTTCCCCTCTTATGAAATGCATAAAACGGCACACGATATGTTTTTAACCGATATCAATTATGCGATCAAACAATGGAAAAACTCTGATGATGTAAAAAAAGTTATCAATTTTATCTTTAAGTCACCAGAGTGGATAGTTTTGCATATCAATACTGTGGATGCCCCAACAGCAGCATATATTGCAAAGAAAATGGCGCTTGAAGAAGAGTAG
- a CDS encoding YhcH/YjgK/YiaL family protein, with protein MIIDRLENWEHYRFGPAWTKAFEFLLTLSPNAEEKKYTIDGDDIFAIVMRYDTCSPETSLFESHRKYVDIQTTLIGTERFECSFTDTLSVQTPYDDATDVQWYKRMVPGQTRVDVSPDTFVMLYPHDAHMAALMTGERSEHVKKVVVKIKAELLLDI; from the coding sequence ATGATCATCGATAGATTGGAGAACTGGGAGCATTACCGTTTTGGACCTGCCTGGACAAAAGCATTTGAATTTCTACTTACCCTCTCTCCAAATGCAGAAGAAAAAAAATACACCATAGATGGTGACGATATCTTTGCCATCGTTATGCGCTATGATACCTGTTCTCCAGAAACATCACTCTTTGAATCACACCGAAAATATGTAGACATTCAAACCACTCTCATAGGCACCGAAAGATTTGAATGCTCTTTTACCGACACACTCTCAGTTCAGACACCCTATGATGATGCGACGGATGTACAGTGGTATAAACGAATGGTCCCGGGGCAGACACGCGTGGATGTATCTCCCGATACCTTTGTAATGCTCTACCCACATGATGCACATATGGCAGCCTTGATGACAGGAGAAAGATCTGAACATGTCAAAAAAGTAGTGGTAAAGATAAAAGCTGAACTCCTGCTCGATATTTAG
- the arfB gene encoding alternative ribosome rescue aminoacyl-tRNA hydrolase ArfB: protein MLKISNTVTLDESEIEFSAIRAQGSGGQKVNKVSAAIHLRFDIAASSLPEFYKEQLFALKDKRITKEGIIVIKSQQHRSQDKNRDEALARLVELIKSVNVVPKKRVATKPTKGAVKRRIQSKKKHAQKKKMRGKVETE from the coding sequence ATGCTGAAGATATCAAATACCGTTACTCTTGACGAAAGTGAAATAGAGTTTAGCGCCATTCGTGCGCAGGGTTCGGGTGGACAGAAGGTCAATAAGGTTTCCGCAGCGATCCATCTTCGCTTTGACATTGCCGCTTCGTCACTCCCTGAATTTTACAAAGAGCAACTGTTTGCTCTGAAAGACAAACGTATTACCAAAGAGGGCATCATTGTCATTAAGTCTCAGCAGCACCGCAGCCAGGATAAGAATAGAGATGAAGCACTTGCGCGTCTCGTAGAGCTTATCAAAAGTGTTAACGTTGTTCCCAAAAAGCGTGTTGCGACCAAGCCAACCAAAGGAGCCGTTAAACGGCGGATACAATCGAAAAAGAAACATGCACAGAAGAAAAAAATGCGGGGGAAAGTGGAGACGGAATAA
- a CDS encoding ABC-three component system middle component 1, with product MSVTKIDNAQINELKTIYKLDDIQVVNIDNIISVLIKTNSHNLQNCWNDINSLLSEYLEEYLDNSFTRWNVYILFAITDNVSKELQYRIENNTFFARKIIEDNYSLQLSTENIKNLIAKHIEFTDLQIDDSSPNHDDYTSNSMVYSKLFDLDNLDDIKIDELLNSFEKDDNEI from the coding sequence ATGTCTGTAACTAAAATTGATAATGCTCAAATCAATGAACTAAAAACCATATATAAATTAGATGATATTCAAGTAGTTAACATTGATAATATTATTTCTGTTTTGATAAAAACGAATAGTCATAATTTACAAAATTGTTGGAATGATATTAATAGTCTTCTTTCCGAATATTTAGAAGAGTATTTAGATAATAGTTTTACAAGATGGAATGTATATATTCTTTTCGCGATTACAGACAATGTATCTAAAGAACTTCAATATAGAATTGAAAATAACACATTTTTTGCTCGTAAAATTATCGAAGATAATTATAGTTTGCAACTATCGACAGAAAATATAAAAAATCTTATTGCTAAACATATAGAATTTACAGATTTACAAATTGATGATAGTTCACCTAATCATGATGACTATACATCTAATTCGATGGTTTATTCTAAACTGTTTGATCTTGATAATCTTGATGACATAAAAATAGATGAACTGCTAAATTCATTTGAAAAGGATGATAATGAAATTTAA
- a CDS encoding co-chaperone YbbN, whose protein sequence is MNVIVKFIYVICYNAYDAIKLCIKSWSIVDFWAPWCGPCVQMAPHFESAAIAMPLQAQFLKINNDDEQTLGSKLHIASIPAVLVFKEGKEIDRFTGARSSLQIQEWVKQYL, encoded by the coding sequence GTGAATGTAATCGTTAAATTTATTTATGTTATTTGCTATAATGCCTACGATGCAATAAAGTTATGTATTAAATCTTGGAGTATAGTTGATTTCTGGGCACCTTGGTGTGGCCCATGTGTGCAAATGGCACCACATTTTGAAAGTGCTGCGATCGCCATGCCATTGCAAGCACAATTTTTGAAAATCAATAATGATGATGAGCAAACACTAGGCTCTAAGCTCCATATTGCAAGTATCCCGGCGGTGCTTGTTTTTAAAGAGGGAAAAGAGATAGACAGATTTACTGGAGCACGTAGTAGTTTGCAGATACAAGAGTGGGTCAAGCAATATCTTTGA
- a CDS encoding DUF234 domain-containing protein: MSKRPTLLQHFRSFAYQNNIKDFDKALEYFTVFGGTGWDVDASKSLDGLIEEKVLRNYEPLHKSMTRYTHNNPVYHNLLSIVALGVEHEQEAFKKAKVGRDRGEEAIDYLETKSLLKFDLSVEEPLKEGDGKSDRVLFELPFMRFWFAAISPNYKSISDGDFAEFSQKWNQLKGNFSILLSNLLVRELVQQSVAEKFADDPIVSIGSYYDKHVQIEILAKRKSGKMLAGECKYSKEAANINMFNSLKEKCKKAELNVADYVLFSKNGFSSEIEETKDADLTLLAHTHLASLLDNLSEDNLLVYKNKKY, translated from the coding sequence ATGTCCAAACGCCCAACACTTTTACAACATTTTCGCTCTTTTGCTTACCAGAATAACATCAAAGATTTTGATAAGGCTTTAGAGTACTTCACGGTGTTTGGCGGGACGGGATGGGATGTAGATGCTTCTAAGAGTCTTGATGGACTCATAGAGGAAAAAGTACTGCGTAACTACGAACCCCTTCATAAAAGCATGACACGATATACACATAATAATCCTGTCTATCATAACTTGTTGTCCATTGTGGCACTGGGTGTTGAGCATGAACAGGAGGCATTTAAAAAAGCTAAAGTGGGTAGAGACAGGGGTGAAGAAGCCATAGACTACCTGGAAACGAAAAGTTTGCTCAAGTTTGATCTCTCGGTAGAAGAACCTTTAAAAGAGGGGGATGGAAAATCAGACAGAGTGTTGTTTGAATTGCCTTTTATGCGTTTTTGGTTTGCCGCTATTTCTCCTAATTATAAGAGCATATCTGATGGTGATTTTGCTGAGTTTTCACAGAAATGGAATCAACTCAAAGGGAATTTTTCTATCTTACTGAGTAATCTTTTGGTACGAGAACTGGTACAACAAAGTGTTGCCGAAAAATTTGCAGACGATCCCATCGTTTCTATAGGCTCATACTATGACAAACATGTGCAGATAGAGATACTTGCCAAAAGGAAATCGGGAAAGATGCTGGCAGGTGAATGTAAGTACTCTAAAGAGGCAGCAAACATAAACATGTTTAATTCCCTTAAAGAGAAGTGTAAAAAAGCAGAACTCAACGTAGCTGATTATGTACTCTTTTCTAAAAATGGATTTTCTTCTGAGATCGAAGAGACCAAAGATGCAGATTTAACACTTTTAGCCCATACTCATCTAGCTTCGTTACTGGATAACTTGAGTGAAGATAACTTGTTGGTGTATAAGAATAAAAAGTACTAA
- a CDS encoding YdiU family protein: protein MKLNELHVTNPYLELPAECYDSVAPTPLAEPYLIHANTDVAKVLDIDEDELQTEVFVKFLNGEYQLEGSEPFAMCYAGHQFGYFVPRLGDGRAINIGTIDKYHLQLKGAGVTEYSRNGDGRAVLRSSIREYLMSEAMQGLSIPTTLCLGLIGSAHQVRREKIEQGAIVCRVSSSWVRFGTFEYYAHQGNFKDLAALADYVIEENFPHHSGKENRYTLLFNDVMIITARLMAQWMSVGFNHGVMNTDNMSIAGLTIDYGPYAFLDDFRHENVCNHTDVEGRYSFANQPEIAKWNLKSLMMALSPLTDTEKMEKNLGMFDKIYIRYFHYYMCKKLGFEGTIEGDPELIDDMLDMLEQLHVDYTLFLRTLSRYEGDREALLSTGLYHEPMNAWLDRYDARIKTIDTKERKEQMLSANPKYVLKNYMLQEGIDAAEKGDFSVVHDLFKIAQNPFDEHPEFERWAGATPQEFKNKKLSCSS, encoded by the coding sequence ATGAAATTAAATGAATTACACGTAACCAACCCCTACTTAGAACTACCGGCTGAGTGTTATGACAGCGTGGCACCCACACCTCTTGCAGAGCCCTATCTTATACATGCCAACACGGATGTGGCCAAAGTGCTCGATATTGACGAGGATGAACTTCAGACCGAGGTATTTGTGAAGTTTCTTAACGGTGAGTATCAGTTAGAAGGGTCAGAACCTTTTGCGATGTGTTATGCCGGGCACCAGTTTGGGTATTTTGTACCTAGGCTAGGAGACGGGAGAGCCATCAACATCGGTACGATCGACAAATATCATCTGCAGCTAAAGGGTGCGGGGGTCACCGAGTATTCGCGTAACGGTGACGGACGTGCCGTACTGCGTTCAAGCATCAGAGAATATCTTATGAGTGAAGCGATGCAGGGGCTGAGTATACCAACCACACTCTGTTTGGGACTGATAGGATCAGCACATCAGGTAAGACGTGAAAAGATAGAACAAGGTGCCATTGTCTGCCGTGTAAGCTCTTCATGGGTGCGTTTTGGTACGTTTGAATATTATGCCCATCAAGGAAATTTCAAAGACCTTGCAGCGTTGGCTGATTATGTCATAGAGGAGAATTTCCCGCATCACAGCGGCAAAGAGAACCGCTATACCCTGCTCTTTAATGATGTGATGATCATCACGGCCAGACTCATGGCACAATGGATGTCTGTCGGCTTCAACCATGGTGTCATGAACACGGACAATATGTCTATAGCCGGACTGACCATAGACTATGGACCCTATGCCTTTTTGGATGATTTCCGACATGAAAATGTATGTAACCATACCGATGTAGAGGGACGCTACAGTTTTGCAAACCAACCCGAAATAGCCAAATGGAATCTTAAATCACTGATGATGGCACTCAGTCCATTGACCGATACGGAAAAGATGGAAAAGAACCTGGGGATGTTTGATAAGATCTATATCCGCTATTTTCACTACTATATGTGTAAAAAACTTGGTTTCGAAGGCACCATAGAGGGCGATCCTGAGCTCATTGACGATATGCTGGACATGCTGGAGCAGTTACATGTGGATTATACGCTCTTTCTAAGAACACTCAGCCGTTATGAGGGAGACAGAGAGGCTCTTCTATCTACCGGGCTATACCATGAACCTATGAATGCATGGCTCGACAGATATGACGCACGTATCAAAACCATAGACACCAAAGAGCGAAAAGAGCAGATGCTCTCTGCCAACCCAAAGTATGTGCTCAAGAACTATATGCTTCAAGAGGGTATAGATGCCGCGGAAAAAGGTGACTTTTCTGTGGTGCATGACCTGTTTAAGATCGCCCAAAACCCGTTTGACGAACACCCAGAGTTTGAACGATGGGCAGGTGCGACACCACAGGAATTTAAAAATAAAAAGCTCAGCTGCTCTTCTTAA
- a CDS encoding glycerol-3-phosphate dehydrogenase/oxidase, producing MHKKYDMVILGAGINGVAIAKALASSGKKVLVVEKTHIAAGASSKSSRLIHGGLRYLENFELSLVKEALGDQKYLLETYPDLVKLHPFYLPIYKNSKRPAWMIRMGLWLYSFFAQHGHKSEEVGKENFLREFTAIKEHHLKTVFRYFDGKTDDDALTHRVAQEAKDLGVDILEHTEVTSLQCEENAIVLQIQNILMHTPVLINATGAWVDEVNAKFNLPSSYTIEKLSGIHLVIGKVLVPHPLILETSTKRIFFMIPEKESTLIGTTERSENCKIDEVTIHDDDIEYLLRESNAYLKTALTRHDIKEVFIGVRPIIKSQKEPSDMSRESKIDLHHFGESKVVVHIYGGKLTTFHSLAKKVLKVLDL from the coding sequence ATGCATAAAAAATATGATATGGTGATTCTCGGTGCCGGTATTAATGGGGTAGCTATTGCAAAGGCACTGGCTTCTTCAGGGAAAAAAGTTCTCGTAGTGGAAAAAACACATATTGCGGCAGGGGCGTCATCCAAATCCTCACGGCTCATACACGGCGGTCTGAGATATTTGGAAAACTTTGAGCTCTCCTTGGTCAAAGAAGCCTTAGGTGATCAGAAATATCTTTTAGAGACCTACCCTGACCTGGTCAAGCTGCACCCTTTTTATCTGCCGATCTATAAAAATTCCAAACGCCCTGCCTGGATGATTCGTATGGGATTATGGCTCTATAGTTTTTTCGCACAACATGGCCACAAGTCAGAGGAAGTGGGAAAAGAGAACTTTTTGAGAGAGTTCACCGCTATAAAAGAACATCACCTCAAAACCGTATTCAGATACTTTGACGGAAAAACAGATGATGATGCACTGACACACAGAGTAGCTCAAGAAGCAAAAGATCTGGGTGTAGATATCCTTGAACATACAGAAGTGACTTCACTGCAATGTGAAGAGAACGCCATAGTATTACAGATCCAAAACATCCTCATGCATACACCCGTACTTATCAATGCAACAGGAGCATGGGTGGACGAGGTCAATGCAAAGTTCAACCTGCCCTCTTCTTACACCATAGAGAAACTCAGTGGTATACATCTTGTGATCGGGAAGGTACTCGTGCCTCATCCACTTATTTTGGAAACCTCTACCAAACGTATCTTTTTTATGATCCCTGAGAAAGAGTCAACACTCATAGGTACGACAGAACGAAGTGAAAACTGCAAAATCGATGAAGTCACAATCCATGATGATGACATAGAGTATCTGCTTAGAGAAAGCAATGCCTACTTGAAAACCGCTTTAACACGTCATGATATCAAAGAGGTTTTCATAGGGGTCCGGCCCATCATCAAAAGTCAAAAAGAACCTTCTGATATGTCACGAGAATCCAAGATCGACCTGCATCATTTTGGGGAAAGCAAAGTAGTAGTGCATATCTATGGAGGGAAATTAACCACTTTTCATTCTTTGGCAAAGAAAGTATTAAAGGTTCTAGATCTCTAA
- a CDS encoding DUF2779 domain-containing protein: MILSKSLYTRGIQCPKSLWLKKYKPEVLTPPDASTQAVFETGNIVGELACQLFPDGKEVLFSRDYGEMIATTKAYIDEGVQNIYEATFNYNGILVMVDILHVEPDGIEIYEVKSSTSVKDIYLHDVSIQYYVLKNLGFAIKSANVVHIDNTYVRGDELDIDELFSVVDVTVEAVALQENIPEILETFETYLADRVHEPDIEIGAHCNKPYECDAKEYCWRVQRGIPEYSIFNIFNLGSKKQVELYDQGIVDINDIPHDFDMTAKQAQAVGNYRSSVTYIDKEAIDVFVSTLSYPIYHLDFETFQQAIPEWKGISPFMQIPFQYSLHIEHEDGTLEHREFLAEDGSDPRALLAQKLCEDIPRDVTVLAYNMGFEKGVIQKLASEYEALSEHLLEIHANIKDLMTPFQQKHYVTPSMNGSYSIKYVLPALVPEMQQAYKELDGVQNGGEAMQAFANLSKLDETEKEKMRNALLEYCKLDTLAMVKVLETLRAV, from the coding sequence ATGATTTTATCCAAATCCCTCTACACTCGTGGCATTCAATGCCCAAAATCCCTTTGGCTTAAAAAGTACAAGCCAGAGGTACTGACACCTCCAGATGCATCTACACAAGCTGTATTTGAAACTGGGAATATCGTAGGGGAGTTGGCTTGTCAGCTTTTCCCTGATGGGAAAGAAGTACTATTTTCAAGAGATTATGGTGAGATGATAGCTACGACCAAGGCGTACATAGATGAGGGTGTGCAGAACATTTATGAGGCTACCTTTAACTACAACGGCATTTTGGTGATGGTCGACATCTTGCATGTGGAGCCTGATGGTATAGAGATCTACGAAGTTAAAAGCTCTACCTCTGTAAAAGATATCTACCTGCATGATGTGTCTATACAGTACTATGTTCTAAAAAACCTTGGTTTTGCCATCAAGAGTGCAAATGTGGTTCATATAGACAACACTTATGTAAGAGGGGATGAGCTGGACATAGATGAACTATTTTCTGTAGTGGATGTCACGGTAGAAGCAGTGGCACTGCAAGAGAACATTCCTGAAATACTCGAAACGTTTGAAACGTATTTAGCAGATAGGGTACATGAACCAGACATCGAGATAGGCGCTCACTGTAACAAACCTTATGAGTGTGATGCAAAGGAGTACTGCTGGAGAGTGCAGAGGGGGATTCCTGAGTACTCCATCTTCAACATCTTCAATCTTGGAAGCAAAAAGCAGGTAGAACTCTACGATCAGGGCATAGTAGATATAAATGACATACCCCATGACTTTGATATGACAGCCAAACAAGCTCAAGCAGTGGGCAACTACAGATCAAGTGTAACATACATAGACAAGGAAGCCATAGATGTTTTTGTGAGTACATTGAGCTACCCGATCTACCATTTAGACTTTGAGACTTTTCAACAGGCTATACCAGAGTGGAAAGGCATCAGTCCATTTATGCAGATACCCTTTCAGTATTCGCTGCATATAGAACATGAAGACGGGACACTGGAGCATCGTGAATTTTTGGCAGAGGATGGCAGTGATCCAAGAGCGTTGCTGGCACAAAAGCTTTGTGAAGACATACCAAGAGATGTAACAGTCCTGGCTTACAACATGGGCTTTGAAAAAGGAGTCATACAAAAACTTGCTTCAGAGTATGAAGCATTGAGCGAGCATCTTTTAGAGATACACGCCAACATCAAAGACCTCATGACCCCTTTCCAGCAAAAACACTATGTCACGCCAAGTATGAACGGGAGTTACTCCATCAAGTATGTACTGCCCGCACTCGTTCCTGAAATGCAACAAGCCTATAAAGAACTGGATGGTGTACAGAATGGTGGTGAAGCGATGCAAGCATTTGCCAACCTTTCAAAACTGGATGAGACAGAGAAAGAGAAGATGCGAAATGCGCTTTTAGAGTACTGCAAACTTGATACTTTGGCGATGGTCAAAGTGTTGGAAACGTTGAGAGCAGTTTAG
- a CDS encoding zinc-dependent peptidase, whose amino-acid sequence MTSYYLLLIQFLFALVALFLFWQSVGYFRRMWRYKRVKSMPFPRSYETILQNIYQYQTLTPKHKEKLHFLILLFIDQKEFVGVKMTISDEIKVIIAFYACLMRLGFTPGEKDNVSTIIVYPEHFIVDDSHTSDGIHHTRTSVLEGQSANGTVVISWQDIEQNIVQEGKENVIIHEFAHELDFEDGLADGTPLLENSNYQKWSEVFSKAFNSLHEDAQMQKDSEGSRLLGDYALTNEAEFFAVCSERFLQTPKAFKKHFPDVYEELKRFYRLDAEALYSSHPDPHA is encoded by the coding sequence ATGACAAGCTATTATCTTCTACTTATACAATTTCTTTTTGCACTTGTGGCACTCTTTCTGTTTTGGCAAAGTGTGGGCTACTTTCGTCGCATGTGGAGATATAAAAGAGTCAAATCCATGCCTTTTCCAAGATCCTACGAGACCATTCTTCAAAACATATATCAGTACCAAACACTCACACCCAAACACAAAGAAAAGCTACACTTTTTGATACTTCTTTTCATAGACCAAAAAGAGTTCGTGGGTGTGAAAATGACCATAAGTGATGAGATAAAAGTCATTATCGCATTTTATGCCTGTTTGATGCGACTTGGGTTTACACCGGGTGAAAAAGATAATGTCAGCACTATCATAGTCTACCCCGAACACTTCATCGTAGATGACTCCCATACGAGTGATGGCATACACCACACCCGAACATCAGTCCTCGAAGGACAATCAGCCAATGGTACGGTAGTGATCTCCTGGCAGGATATAGAACAAAATATAGTCCAAGAAGGCAAAGAAAATGTCATCATCCATGAGTTTGCCCATGAGTTGGATTTTGAAGATGGTCTTGCAGACGGTACGCCACTTTTGGAAAATTCAAATTACCAGAAATGGTCAGAAGTCTTTTCCAAAGCTTTTAATTCATTACATGAAGATGCACAGATGCAAAAAGATTCAGAAGGATCGAGACTTTTAGGCGACTATGCGCTCACGAATGAAGCTGAGTTTTTTGCAGTGTGCAGTGAGCGCTTTTTACAGACACCTAAAGCGTTCAAAAAACATTTTCCTGATGTCTATGAAGAACTTAAACGCTTTTATAGACTTGATGCAGAGGCGTTATACTCATCACATCCCGATCCTCATGCATGA
- a CDS encoding glycerophosphodiester phosphodiesterase gives MKRIAHRGFSAEYPENTLLAFKKALEAGADGIETDLRLSHDEEVILFHDDDLKRITGYDGRPEALPLSALKKLDAGDGESIPTLDELLQLTQGRATLILEIKYNPSTYKRLCEITLKRIENKLDWIEVSCFEDKVLNYMHQLNPHLKLHKLIDKASTLEDKDFETLYAYVSYFDVDVNLRDIVLAQGLLQRHKVIFWTVEKEDLSREKEAGLYGIMKNDIRF, from the coding sequence ATGAAGCGAATTGCCCATCGAGGTTTCAGTGCAGAGTATCCTGAAAATACACTGCTTGCTTTTAAAAAAGCTCTTGAAGCGGGTGCAGATGGTATAGAGACTGATCTAAGATTGAGTCATGACGAAGAAGTCATACTCTTTCATGACGACGATCTTAAGCGCATAACAGGGTATGATGGTAGACCCGAAGCCCTTCCTCTTTCCGCCTTAAAAAAACTCGATGCAGGAGATGGAGAGTCTATTCCCACCTTGGATGAACTGCTTCAACTCACACAGGGCAGGGCGACACTTATCCTGGAGATAAAGTATAACCCATCCACCTATAAGAGACTCTGTGAAATCACCCTAAAACGGATAGAAAATAAACTCGATTGGATAGAGGTCTCCTGTTTCGAAGATAAGGTTTTAAACTATATGCATCAGCTCAATCCTCATCTCAAGCTTCATAAACTGATAGACAAGGCATCCACATTGGAAGATAAAGATTTTGAAACGCTGTATGCATATGTCAGTTATTTTGATGTGGATGTAAACCTGCGTGACATCGTCTTAGCTCAGGGGCTCCTTCAAAGACACAAGGTCATTTTTTGGACGGTAGAGAAAGAAGATCTCAGTAGAGAAAAGGAAGCAGGGCTCTACGGGATCATGAAAAATGATATCAGGTTTTAA
- a CDS encoding DUF234 domain-containing protein, whose protein sequence is MTKNPTLLQHFRSFCYQNHATDFEQAVEYFSVFGGMGWSVDFSRSIDELIEEKVLRNYRYIHGDIAHTTKSKPVYHKLLSAIASGDRREFSTFKKANVKREEGEEAIDWLIKNDLLIFDRSVEKPLKEEEGNSDKLLFVQPFMRFWFACISPYYKGIKEGDYKEMKEHWSRIRSEFSNLIYDQLVFEMLKKSFKDAFEGDPIVGIGGYWDKNVEIDILIKRKSGEMIAGMTKYSKSKANKSELTKLKEKCAQAELDVDRFVLFSKNKFSSELKKEKGEKLQLFSLKNLTGLIADLSEKDLLAYTNKKY, encoded by the coding sequence ATGACAAAAAATCCGACACTACTGCAACACTTCCGTTCTTTCTGTTACCAAAACCATGCGACTGACTTTGAACAGGCTGTAGAGTATTTTAGTGTATTTGGCGGTATGGGATGGAGTGTTGACTTTTCCAGATCTATCGATGAACTGATAGAAGAAAAAGTGCTTCGTAACTACAGATATATTCATGGGGACATTGCACATACAACGAAGAGCAAACCTGTTTACCATAAACTTTTATCTGCCATAGCATCAGGTGACCGAAGAGAATTCTCTACATTTAAAAAAGCGAATGTGAAGAGAGAAGAGGGGGAAGAGGCAATAGACTGGCTGATTAAAAATGACCTCTTGATCTTTGACAGATCTGTGGAAAAACCATTGAAAGAAGAAGAGGGAAACTCTGATAAACTTCTGTTTGTACAGCCTTTTATGCGTTTTTGGTTTGCCTGTATCTCTCCTTACTATAAAGGGATCAAAGAGGGTGATTATAAAGAGATGAAAGAGCACTGGTCACGCATAAGATCAGAATTTTCAAATCTTATCTATGACCAATTGGTGTTTGAAATGCTCAAAAAGAGTTTTAAAGATGCGTTTGAGGGCGATCCTATCGTTGGTATCGGAGGGTATTGGGACAAGAATGTTGAGATAGATATCCTGATCAAAAGAAAGTCCGGTGAAATGATCGCAGGTATGACAAAGTATTCCAAGTCAAAAGCCAACAAGAGTGAACTCACAAAGCTCAAAGAAAAATGCGCACAAGCCGAGCTGGATGTTGACAGGTTTGTCCTCTTCTCTAAAAACAAGTTCTCCTCTGAACTCAAAAAGGAAAAAGGTGAGAAGTTACAGCTTTTTTCATTAAAGAATCTCACCGGTCTGATCGCTGATCTCAGTGAAAAAGATCTACTGGCATATACCAACAAGAAGTATTAG